In Populus trichocarpa isolate Nisqually-1 chromosome 16, P.trichocarpa_v4.1, whole genome shotgun sequence, a genomic segment contains:
- the LOC18106190 gene encoding B3 domain-containing protein At2g36080: MIDFFFLITQNLKVGVLSYLYECLFPSPSPSPSPTSLSFSLIVISLLATSNSSHINPIIITPHLSSVQYSLSLSLSTYQSTKILTLNSRMSINHFSTDLQQTLSWWAQQRQSIMEPNPNTSSSKPNKPPNSSWPPHLHHHDHHHSWLNHFSPQEPSSMFPPQNPNLSFNLNEEDDEEEYHEQQQEEAQREHEQEGLVQDKEPMFEKPLTPSDVGKLNRLVIPKQHAEKYFPLSGDSVDKGLLLSFEDESGKYWRFRYSYWNSSQSYVLTKGWSRYVKEKQLDAGDAVLFERHRTDGDRLFIGWRRRGEMSSSSSANNSGVMVQGSGGGAWRRGLYSSPSSSGPYHLSGSNMQHGHGANVSATTVPFQSDFLHAVSAAQNQTAQPGNSRRLRLFGVNLECQLDEAEPPTPDGSSLSSLQGPVHQQFYSQPAYSSNSTHSQMGSTFSRDVKQMRNRRG, translated from the exons atgattgatttttttttcctcatcacGCAAAACCTTAAAGTAGGAGTACTATCGTACTTATATGAGTGCCTattcccctctccctctccctctccctctcctacctctctttctttctctctcattgTCATATCTCTGCTAGCTACATCAAATAGTTCCCACATCAATCCCATAATCATCACGCCTCACCTTTCCTCAGTACAgtactccctctctctctctctctctacatacCAAAGCACTAAAATCCTCACTCTCAATTCTCGAATGTCTATAAACCATTTCTCCACAGACCTTCAGCAAACACTCAGCTGGTGGGCACAACAACGACAATCCATCATGGAACCAAACCCAAACACTTCTTCTTCTAAACCAAACAAACCCCCGAATTCTTCTTGGCCTCCCCATCTCCACCATCACGATCACCATCACTCCTGGCTTAACCATTTCAGTCCTCAAGAACCCTCCTCCATGTTCCCTCCTCAAAACCCAAATCTCAGTTTCAATCTCaacgaagaagatgatgaagaagaataCCATGAGCAGCAACAAGAAGAAGCACAACGAGAACACGAACAAGAAGGGCTAGTACAAGATAAAGAACCCATGTTTGAGAAACCCTTAACACCAAGTGATGTAGGAAAGCTAAACCGTCTAGTAATACCAAAACAACATGCGGAGAAGTACTTTCCACTTAGTGGTGACTCAGTGGATAAAGGGTTGTTACTGAGTTTCGAAGACGAGTCAGGCAAATATTGGAGGTTTAGGTACTCATATTGGAACAGTAGTCAAAGCTATGTATTGACTAAAGGGTGGAGTAGGTATGTGAAAGAGAAACAACTCGATGCAGGTGATGCCGTTTTGTTTGAACGACACCGAACGGATGGTGACAGATTGTTCATAGGGTGGAGGAGGAGAGGTGAGATGAGTAGCAGTAGTAGTGCTAATAATAGTGGGGTGATGGTGCAGGGTAGTGGTGGTGGGGCGTGGAGAAGAGGATTATATTCTTCTCCATCATCTTCTGGGCCTTATCATCTTTCTGGTAGTAATATGCAACATGGCCATGGGGCTAATGTGAGTGCTACAACTGTGCCATTCCAATCTGACTTTCTTCATGCAG TGTCTGCTGCACAGAACCAAACAGCACAGCCAGGTAACTCGAGGAGACTGAGGCTATTTGGGGTTAACTTGGAGTGCCAGCTCGACGAGGCCGAGCCACCAACACCTGACGGTTCATCTCTGTCGAGCCTACAGGGCCCTGTTCACCAGCAATTCTACTCCCAACCTGCTTATTCTTCAAACAGTACTCATAGTCAAATG GGCAGCACTTTCTCCCGAGATGTCAAGCAGATGAGAAATCGCCGAGGATAA